The following are encoded together in the Phyllopteryx taeniolatus isolate TA_2022b chromosome 21, UOR_Ptae_1.2, whole genome shotgun sequence genome:
- the mrpl53 gene encoding 39S ribosomal protein L53, mitochondrial → MAAPGKASVVLKAVKKIAVHFCPFEANVRSTREFLVLVGSEKARSTNLNCEVISMVKHDKSEPRVDVTYVDGERLLMKGANLTSREMLSAFQARCMTKDPQAKAAAK, encoded by the exons ATGGCGGCCCCCGGTAAAGCGTCCGTTGTGCTGAAGGCGGTAAAGAAAATCGCCGTCCACTTTTGTCCCTTCGAGGCCAACGTCCGCTCAACGCG GGAATTCCTGGTGTTGGTGGGCTCGGAGAAGGCCAGATCGACCAATTTAAACTGCGAGGTGATATCCATGGTGAAACACGACAAGTCGGAACCTCGAGTGGATGTCACATATG TGGACGGCGAGAGGCTGCTGATGAAGGGCGCCAATCTGACCAGCAGGGAGATGCTCAGCGCCTTCCAGGCCCGATGCATGACCAAGGACCCCCAGGCCAAGGCTGCAGCCAAATAa